From one Triticum aestivum cultivar Chinese Spring chromosome 4B, IWGSC CS RefSeq v2.1, whole genome shotgun sequence genomic stretch:
- the LOC123090649 gene encoding E3 ubiquitin-protein ligase RNF185: MSANVGESAAVGGSSSDAAGGSFECNICFELPQEPIVTLCGHLFCWPCLYRWLHMHANTPECPVCKAIVEEDKLVPLYGRGKDRVDPRSKNTPGADIPQRPAGQRPATAQQADPNNNFGNAHANPWFMGMGGAGAGVPLANGRWGNYAFSAAFGGLFPMLSFQMHGFPDPAAYAQPAGFHYGFGHGHGFHGGHMGHAHGVPRQGPLGQQQQQADVYLKALLIMVGVLVIASLLAA; encoded by the coding sequence ATGTCCGCCAATGTTGGGGAATCAGCGGCAGTTGGTGGCAGCAGCAGCGATGCAGCTGGAGGGAGCTTTGAGTGCAACATATGCTTTGAGTTGCCACAGGAGCCAATAGTAACTCTCTGTGGCCACCTATTCTGCTGGCCGTGCCTCTACAGATGGCTGCACATGCACGCCAACACACCAGAGTGCCCTGTGTGCAAGGCCATTGTTGAAGAAGACAAGCTTGTCCCCCTTTATGGCCGTGGCAAGGACCGCGTCGACCCAAGGTCAAAGAACACGCCTGGAGCCGACATTCCTCAGCGCCCAGCTGGACAGAGGCCCGCAACAGCCCAACAGGCTGATCCTAACAACAATTTCGGCAACGCCCATGCAAATCCATGGTTCATGGGcatggggggcgcgggggcgggtgTCCCGCTGGCGAATGGACGGTGGGGCAACTATGCGTTCTCGGCTGCGTTCGGGGGCCTGTTCCCTATGCTCAGCTTCCAAATGCATGGGTTTCCAGATCCAGCTGCATATGCCCAGCCTGCTGGGTTTCACTATGGGTTTGGTCACGGCCATGGATTCCATGGCGGGCATATGGGGCACGCCCACGGCGTCCCCCGCCAAGGGCCGCtcgggcagcagcagcagcaggcagaTGTCTACCTGAAGGCCCTTCTTATCATGGTCGGGGTTCTTGTGATCGCAAGCCTCCTCGCAGCTTAA